The genomic segment ACCATGCTCGGCTTGAAGCGGCGCAGCAGCAGCGAGCTGCTCACGACGCTGACGCTCGAGAGCGCCATCGCCGCTCCGGCTATCTCGGGGCGCAGCAGCCCGAAGGCCGCGATGGGGATGCCCAGCGTGTTGTACCCGAGCGCCCAGAAGAAGTTCTGGTGGATCTTGCGCATCGTGCGCTTCGAGAGCTCGATGGCGGTGACGACGTCTCTAAGGTCGTTCTTGATGAGCACGATGCCGCCGGTCTCCATCGCCACGTCGGCGCCGGCACCCATCGCTATCCCGACGTCGGCGGCAGCCAGCGCCGGGGTGTCGTTGATGCCGTCGCCGACCATGGCGGTGATAAGGCCCTTCGCCTGGAGCTTGCCGACCTCCTCGGCCTTGTGCTCGGGAAGGACCTCGGCGAGCACGTGGTCCGGAGCTATGCCGGCCTGGGCGGCTATGGCCTCGGCCGTGCGGCGGTTGTCGCCGGTGATCATGTAGACGGCGACACCCATCTTGGTCAGGCGCGCGACCGCTTCCGCGCTCGCGGGCTTCAGGGTGTCCGCCACGGCGATGAGCCCTGCCGCGGCGCCGTCGATGGCGGTGAGCATGACGGTCTTGCCCTGCGCCTCGAGGCTCTCGATACGGCTGGCGTACGCCGAGATGTCGACGCCCTCCCTGGCCATGAGCTTGCGGTTACCGAGAGCGACACGCCGTCCTTCGACGATACCCTCGACCCCGTGGCCGGGGACCGCGGAGAAGCCGGTGACCTCGGGAAGTACGACGCCCAGGTCGTTGGCGTGGTTCACGATCGCCTCCGCCAGAGGATGCTCGGAGCTACGCTCCAGCGCCGCCGCGAGACGGAAGACGCTTGTCGCCTCGAAGCCGGTGAAGGCCTCACTCTCGGTGACGATGGGCTTGCCGTGCGTGAGCGTGCCGGTCTTGTCGAAGACGATCGCCTTGATCTTGTAGGCGGTCTCTAAGGCCTCTCCGCTCTTGATGAGGATGCCGTTCTCGGCGCCCTTGCCGGTGCCGACCATGATGGCGGTCGGGGTGGCCAACCCCAGCGCGCACGGGCAGGCGATGACGATGACCGCCGTGCCTGCGAGAAGCGCCGCCACGAACGTGGAGCCGGGCACGAGGAACATCCACACGAGGAAGGTGAGGATCGCCACCCCCACGACGGCGGGGACGAAGACCGCCGAGATGCGGTCCGCGAAGCGCTGCACCGGGGCCTTGGAGCCTTGAGCGTCCTCCACGAGCTTGATGATCTGGGCGAGTGCGGTGTCCGCGCCCACCTTCGTAGCGCGGAAGCGGAAGGAGCCGAGCTTGTTCATCGTCGCGCCGATGACGGTGTCGCCCACGTTCTTCTCCACCGGGATCGACTCGCCGGTCAGCATCGACTCGTCGACGGCCGAGGAACCGTAGGTGAGGACGCCGTCGACCGGGATCTTCTCGCCGGGGCGCACGACGACGATGTCTCCCGCGATGACCTCTTCCACCGGGACGTCGATCTCGACGTCGCCTCTAACGACCCTGGCCGTCTTGGCGGCCAGCCCCATCAGCTTCTTGATCGCGTCGCTCGTCTTGCCCTTCGCGCGCGCCTCGAGGAGCTTGCCGAGGATGACGAAGGTGACGAGAAGTGCGGCGGTCTCGTAGAAGACCGGCTGGCCTTCGAGCGAGGGCACGAAGGTGGCGGCCAGCGAGTAGAAGTAGGCCGCGGACGTGCCGATGGCGATGA from the Coriobacteriia bacterium genome contains:
- a CDS encoding heavy metal translocating P-type ATPase; its protein translation is MTTTTKTTRVMRVGIEGMKCRSCEQLLVTRLLREPGVQAASADAEKGTLILMADTDLCTDTDVARVAVSCGFVPVVARPEAAPVATPACYVPAPVVPEPEVVAPAPAAPVPASVTTAPFAITGMTCASCSAVVEKTLAKLPGVVKSSVNLATETASVDFDPAVVSVDDIITAVKKAGYGAIPKFDHVAAPKAEKKAAPAGEDAQRLAQQAHTARQRTLFIFSLLLAVPAFLVSMVPPFMTVIPMKVAELLATTFGGAWDPMMIGKYLAFALATPVQFIAGAQFYRGFWHALKRRSGNMDTLIAIGTSAAYFYSLAATFVPSLEGQPVFYETAALLVTFVILGKLLEARAKGKTSDAIKKLMGLAAKTARVVRGDVEIDVPVEEVIAGDIVVVRPGEKIPVDGVLTYGSSAVDESMLTGESIPVEKNVGDTVIGATMNKLGSFRFRATKVGADTALAQIIKLVEDAQGSKAPVQRFADRISAVFVPAVVGVAILTFLVWMFLVPGSTFVAALLAGTAVIVIACPCALGLATPTAIMVGTGKGAENGILIKSGEALETAYKIKAIVFDKTGTLTHGKPIVTESEAFTGFEATSVFRLAAALERSSEHPLAEAIVNHANDLGVVLPEVTGFSAVPGHGVEGIVEGRRVALGNRKLMAREGVDISAYASRIESLEAQGKTVMLTAIDGAAAGLIAVADTLKPASAEAVARLTKMGVAVYMITGDNRRTAEAIAAQAGIAPDHVLAEVLPEHKAEEVGKLQAKGLITAMVGDGINDTPALAAADVGIAMGAGADVAMETGGIVLIKNDLRDVVTAIELSKRTMRKIHQNFFWALGYNTLGIPIAAFGLLRPEIAGAAMALSSVSVVSSSLLLRRFKPSMV